The following is a genomic window from Chryseobacterium sp. StRB126.
ATTCTCCTCTACTTTTGCTCAATTAGACAGAGAACATTGGTTTGCTCCAATGGTAGACAGGTCTGGCGCCCCCTCTCCTTATCAGAAACTCTATTTGTCTACCAGCCGAACAACTCCGTTTCCGGTGAATATCTATAACAATAATGTTCTGATCGGAACAGTAAATATCAGTAAAAATAATCCGCAGAAATTTGATGTTTTAAGAAATTATATCATCACCACTCAACAGGCAGATCTATTTACTCCTACCACAAAAGGATTGTATCTGAAGGCAGAATTTCCATTTTATGCAAACTTAAGATTTTCAGTATTTAATCATGCAGAAATCATTACTTCTAAGGGAATTCCTTCAACGGGAAAAAGCTTCTTTGCAGCATCGGTTCCTATCAGTGTAAATAATGACATCCTGAATTTTATGACCAGTATTCTGGCCACAGAAGACAATACAACCATTACCATTACCGGCTACAGTCCACTTGTTCAGTTTTCAAACGGAACCACAGGAGCCACCAACCCCATCATAAATATTACTTTAAACAAAGGACAATCCTATATTCTTGACGGTATTGGAAACAGCACCGGAAACTTTGATGGTTTTATTGGAGCTAAAATTACCTCAAACAAACCCATCAATGTCACCAATGGAAACTTCAATGGTCAGTATGCTGGAAATTTCCCAACCAGTTCTGATATTTTAATGGATCAGGCCGTACCTGTTGACAGGCTCGGAAGTGAATTTGCTCTTGTTAAAGGCAACGGAAGTATTGGAGCCAATATGGAAGGAGCCGTGGTTATTGCTACCCAGGACAATACTCAGATCTACGTAAATAATGAATTATTACCTATCGCTACACTGAATACCGGAAAATATTTTGTTATTCCTGATACTAAGTACAGTCTTCAGGGTGGTGGTCATTACAATTTATATATTAAAACTTCTAAGAATGCCTATGTTTACCAGATTTTAGCAGGAGATTCAAATACGGTGAGTGAAGTAGCTACCGGAGGTTTCAATTTTATTCCTGCTTTAAACTGCTATCTTCCCAAACAAATTAACGAATTGGGTTTTATCAACGAAAATTTTGTTCATTCCAATATAAACCCTTCCGGAGTTCTTAATATTCCCACAAAACTGAATCTGATTACAGAAAAAGGAGCGATAGTTACCGTAAATGGAGGCACTCCACCCGCCTCTACAGGGCCTTACAATATGACAGGAACCAATAACTGGGTTACTTATGGAATTCCCAATATTACAGGAACCATAACAATAGTTTCCAGTAAAGCCATTACTGCAGGAATCACAGCTGGGAGTGATGCTGTGGGATATGGAGGTTTCTTTGCAGGCTTTCCTACACAACCCGTTATTTTAAAATCCGGAGGATCATGCATTCCTGGAATTGAACTTACAGTAGATCCCATTATTTATGACACCTACCAATGGTATAGAAACGGAATAGCAATTTCAGGAGCAAACAACTCCTCCATCACTCCTACCCAATCCGGTTATTATACCTGCTCTGTAACAATGGGAAGCTGTGCTCCTTTAGTTACTGAACAGTTTAAAGTAACAAATTGTACAAAACTGACTGCTACAGCTTATGATGTATGTAGTACTCAGATCATTACTCCAACCTTCAGTAATTCATCACAAATTCCGGTACCCTCTACTGTAGCTATCACCACTCCGCCAGCACTAGGTACAGCGGTGATAAATCCTACCACCGGAATCATTACCTATACCGTCAATACTCCCGGCACAGCAGGAAATGATACCTTTACCTACACTTTCTGTGGAAATGACCCTGACTTTCCTGATTGCGAAACGGTAACTGTAAAGATCAATATTAAAGCTATTATTCCTACTAATGCAGTATTATTTGCTTGTGATGTAAATGGAAAAGGAACATTTGACCTTACAACGGCCAGTGTAACAACTAACAGCCCTGTTACTAAAACCTACTATCCGACACTAGCAGATGCACAAACAGAAAACCCGGCAGCTCTAATTACCACTCCTAATGTTTATTCAGGAACAAACGGTACTATCATTTATGCTGTACTCAAAAATACACTTGGATGTAAAAGCATTGCCCAAATCACTCTATCTCTTTATAATAAGGCCACAGTACCGGATAATTACAATGGTACATTCTGTGATGATAATTTTGATGGAACCGTAAACATCCTTCTCTCTAACATTACACCAATTATCCTTAACAATCCTAATTATTTTACAGTAAGATACTATGCAAATTTAGCAGATGCCAACGCAGGAAACACGATCACCCTTCCTAATAACTGGAGTTATACCACAACCACTACAATTTACATCAGAGTAGATTCTCCTGATGGATGTCCTCCTGTTATTAAACCTCTAAAATTCAGTATTGGCGACAAAATAAAGTTAGCAAGCCAATCCGTAACAGAAAATGTATGTGATGATGATCTGGATGGGATAAAAACCGTAAACCTTGTCCAGTTTATTCCTATGTTTATTGTGGATCCGAATGTTACTTTTACTTTTCATGGAAGCTTAGCTGATGCCCAGAACAACACCAACCCGCTAGCAGCAACAGTAAATATTACAACACCACAAACGTTTTATATCCGTTTTGAAAAAAATGGAAGTTGTCCGGAAGTAGCTTCCATCAAAATCTCCATTAAAATTCCTAAAACGTCAGCCCTTCTTGTAGATCAGATGATTTGCCCTAAAACGACAACAACACTGAATGCAGGACCAGGATTTGATAAATACTTATGGAGTACAGGAGCAACCACCCCTTCCATTACTAACGTATCTGCCGGAGGCTATTGGGTGGAACTTACTTCTAACGGATGTACTTACAAACAGAGTGTAAATGTTACTGAATACACAATACCAACCATCACATCCATTGAAATTGATGGCACAACCGTGAAAATTGGTGTAAGTGGTGGTACTCCACCCTACGAATACTCTTTGGATGGTGTTATATGGCAGACTTCAAATATTTTCTATGATGTACCAAGAGGTGCTCATTATGTGGTGGTAAGAGATTCTAAAATGTGTGCAGAAGTGAAAAAGGAATTCGCTATTATTAACCTTATCAATACCATTACTCCCAATGGAGACGGGCTTAACGAAACGATAGATTATTCAGCCTTAATGTCCCACGATAATCTTGTATTCAGGATCTTTGACCGATATGGAGCTGAACTTTTCAGAGGAACTCGTGAGAACCGGTATATCTGGGATGGAAGAGTTGGAGGCAGATATACTCCTACAGCCACTTATTGGTACTTTATCAGCTGGACAGAATATGGGTCCTCGGTTTCAATAAAGCATTCAAGCTGGTTGTTGGTAAGACATAGATAAAACATATAAAAGGTTGAAAGAAAGTAATTTTTTTCAACCTTTTATTATATATCCCGGATCGTATCCTGATCGGAAATATATTTATAACATTCATTAACAATTGAATACTAAAGTTTAATATAACTTTAACCACTATTCCTTATCTAACTAAGCACAAATTGCTGTATTTCTATGTAATTTTGCCAATTATATGAAGAAACTGTTTACTCTGTTGCTATTGATTTTTCTGGCAAAAATCAATGCTCAAATATATTCCGGGGAGGTATTTCTAAGAGATAACTCCATCCTTTATCTTAATCAGGTATATGTTACCAATCTCAATACACAAAAAACTGTACTTGCTGACTACAACGGTAATTTCAATGTCCCGGCCAACCCCGGAGATGTTATCCGTTTTACATCTATTGTTACGGAAAGAAAGGATATTAAGATGACCCCTCAGCTATTAGCGCAGAAAAATCTTGTAGAGCTGAAAATCGCATATTATGAGATTCAGGAAATTGTACTCAGCAGGTTCAAGCCTACAGGAAACCTCCGGTATGATGTAAACTCTCTCAGAAAAGAAGATAAAGCACTGGCCATTAAAAAAGTTATCGGACTTCCTGAGCCTAAGGGAGATGGTACACCTCCAGAGCTTCCTGTTGCAGGATTAAGGGATGGTGGCCTTACTTTCAGCCTTGAAAGTATTTATGATATGCTTTCCGGTGAAAGAAAGAAAAAGCAGCGCTATCAGGCCTACGAAAGGATGAATAGCTCTGTCGCTCAGGTTAAAAACTATTTAGGAAAAGATTATTTTGCGAAGTTTAAAATTCCGGAAAACCTCATTGATAACTTTTTACAATTTGTATATACTTCGGAAAATATACAGCCTTATATATTGGCAGGAAACTTTGAAGCTATAAAAATTCCTATTGAAAAATATATGCCTATCTATCAGAAGAGATTAAGGAACTCACACCTTCAGGAAGTTGTGGCTACCCAGCAAACCGAGAAATAACAATTCGCACGCATAAAAAAATCCATGTAGTAGATAGACTGCATGGATTTTTTTATGGCAAGCAGTCCTCTATTATCAATCATTCAATCTTTATAGAATACATATCGTTTATATTCAAAAATATGCTTAATTTTATATCACGATCACGTGTTTAAAATAAAAGCAATACTATTTCGTTATCCTAGTAAAGACTAATTGACCCAAACACAAATTAAGAAAAAGTACCAAATTTTTAACTTAATATTATATTAATGAAAAAAATACTTTTACTTCTTGCCTCGGTCTTGTTTTTCAGCGTTTCTGCCCAAAAGAAGGGAAAAGATTACAGCGAAATTCTGAAAAGCAATAATATCTATGAAATCAACGCGTTCTTGAGAGATGCTCATCCTGATGATCCCCGGAGATCTGTCCTAAAGCCACGGGTTATGGAAATGATGAAGGAATATATCAAAAATGCCCATCCTGAAGATCAGAAAGTAAAAGACATGCAGGAGATGCTGGCCTTATTAAGAAGGCGGCCTTCCACCAAGATCACTTTTGATGAAATGAATGCCATTATCAAACAGAAACAGATCGCCAAATATAAAGCTGAACTTGCCGCCAAAAAATCAACAGAAACTTATACACCCAGCAACGCACAAAATACTTTTGTTGTTAACGCATCAGCTAATGCAGCTATTCCCAATGCAGAAGCAGAGGAATTCAATATGCTGATGAATATCTCTCCTATTGAGCATCAAAATAAAACCGTTAAAATTCTTAACTCCTTATTTGACAATGATCCCAATGCTAAAGAATGCATTGTTCTCATTCAAAATCAATCTGACTGTAATATTATTGTAAGAATGGAAGGGGTGGGAAATACAAAGTATAGACTTGCCGTTCCGGCTCATAAAGACAACTCAATTGTAGTAGAAAAAGGCCAGTATCTTTTTACAAGTCTGGTTTGCGGCGCCCAATATGCATCACAAAAAACCATTCAAAAACCAATCATGGTTGCCTTAGGCAGCGCAACAGCAAAATAATCAAAACAATATAATAGTTTCACCATAGGTCTTTTAGTTTTAAAAGGCCTCAATTCTGTGTAAATTTTATTACTTTTGCAGTCATTTTATAAATGACTCATGGGCAAGAATAAATTAGCAAGATTTGCAGAAAACAAGATATTACCAAATGTAATTCAACCTACAAGAGAAAAGGCTTTAGAGGGCTTTGAACTTAAAGGAAAATGGAGAGAGGATTTCTTTAAAAATGACAACCCAATTGTTCTGGAACTAGGCTGCGGAAAAGGAGAATATTCTGTTGGACTGGCCAAAACATTTCCTGAAAAGAACTTTATCGGGGTTGATATTAAAGGAGCAAGATTCTGGTTTGGAGCAAAAGAGGCTGTAGAAAACAATATGAACAATGTTGCTTTTTTAAGAACACAGATTGAACTTGTAGAATATTTCTTTGCTGAAAATGAAGTGGATGAAATCTGGATTACCTTCCCGGATCCCCAAATCAAATATAAAAGAACAAAACATAGATTGACACACCCGGACTTTTTAGCCCGTTATAAAAAATTCCTGAAGCCAGGAGGAATTATCCACCTTAAAACGGACTCGGAATTCCTTCACGGATATACACTGGGGTATTTACAGGGAGCAGGACATGAAATCATTTCAGCTCATCACGATATCTACGGAGCCCCGGAATATGATCCTAATACGGAACATCTGAGAGACATCAAAACGTATTATGAAGAACTATTCTCAGCAAAAGGAAAAACAATAACCTATATAAAATTCCGGATCAACTGATGAAATAAACAAACACTATTGATGAAAAAAAAAATTTTGACGATTTTATTTTTCACTTTCCTTACCCCTGGCTTTACATACGCACAAAAAAGCAGTAAAGACATCTTAAAAAGCACAAATATCAAGGAAATTGAAGAATATCTTAAGACCGCACACCCTGACGATCCTAAAAAGAGTGTGCTGAAACCTAAACTTATTGCTTTAAAAAACTCTGAGTGGACAAAAGGAGCACGTGCTGCCAAACCCATGGAGGCCAGACCTGTTATTGCTGATATCCCCAAAAACGCGATGAAAGATCCCAATTCTAATGAAGCGGAAGAATTTAAGCGCTTAATTGCCGAAACATCTGCAGAGCATAAAGAGAAAACTGCACAGCTCTTAAATACAATGCTTAATGAGGATATTACCAAAAAAGAATCTATTCTTTTATTTAAGAATAATTCAGACTGTAATATTGTGCTCAGGATAGAAGGAAAAGAGTACTATAATCTTGCAGTTCCCGCTCACGGAGAAAACTTCATTATCGTTAATAAAGGCTTTTATACACTCAACAGTAATGTTTGCGATATGAAGTACTTCTCTCAGAAAGATATAAAAAGAAGTATCTTTGTGACCATAGACAATCCGGGCCAGCCAGGAACTCAACAAGTCTCTGTGATAAAGGATCCACCTGATAAACCATTAAAAAAAAGAAAAGCAAAAAAATAAACGGGTATGAAAAAGTTATTAGTTCTTACCGGGATTTCAGTGATCCTTACCAGCTGCAGTGTTAATTATGGTGGCTATCCCATTAGAAACCCCTACCCTACTAATTCCGGTGGTGGTAGTGCCGCTAATACAGAGAGAGAATATAATGAACTGATGAAAACTTACAAATCCGAAACAGCTGAAGTTCTTACAGATCTTCTTAACGAAGCAGATCCTACCAATCCCAGAACCTCTCTTTCGGTAGAAAATGCATCTCGCTGCAATATGGTTCTTACCATCAGTGGTAACGGATATTTTAAAAAGGTTCCCATTGGAGCTGGAAAAATCGGAGCTGTAATGGTTCCTAAAAATCAAAGCTACAGGCTATCAGGTATGTTGTGCAACTCAACTTAT
Proteins encoded in this region:
- the trmB gene encoding tRNA (guanosine(46)-N7)-methyltransferase TrmB gives rise to the protein MGKNKLARFAENKILPNVIQPTREKALEGFELKGKWREDFFKNDNPIVLELGCGKGEYSVGLAKTFPEKNFIGVDIKGARFWFGAKEAVENNMNNVAFLRTQIELVEYFFAENEVDEIWITFPDPQIKYKRTKHRLTHPDFLARYKKFLKPGGIIHLKTDSEFLHGYTLGYLQGAGHEIISAHHDIYGAPEYDPNTEHLRDIKTYYEELFSAKGKTITYIKFRIN
- a CDS encoding T9SS type B sorting domain-containing protein → MKKILSFLFIFYIFSSTFAQLDREHWFAPMVDRSGAPSPYQKLYLSTSRTTPFPVNIYNNNVLIGTVNISKNNPQKFDVLRNYIITTQQADLFTPTTKGLYLKAEFPFYANLRFSVFNHAEIITSKGIPSTGKSFFAASVPISVNNDILNFMTSILATEDNTTITITGYSPLVQFSNGTTGATNPIINITLNKGQSYILDGIGNSTGNFDGFIGAKITSNKPINVTNGNFNGQYAGNFPTSSDILMDQAVPVDRLGSEFALVKGNGSIGANMEGAVVIATQDNTQIYVNNELLPIATLNTGKYFVIPDTKYSLQGGGHYNLYIKTSKNAYVYQILAGDSNTVSEVATGGFNFIPALNCYLPKQINELGFINENFVHSNINPSGVLNIPTKLNLITEKGAIVTVNGGTPPASTGPYNMTGTNNWVTYGIPNITGTITIVSSKAITAGITAGSDAVGYGGFFAGFPTQPVILKSGGSCIPGIELTVDPIIYDTYQWYRNGIAISGANNSSITPTQSGYYTCSVTMGSCAPLVTEQFKVTNCTKLTATAYDVCSTQIITPTFSNSSQIPVPSTVAITTPPALGTAVINPTTGIITYTVNTPGTAGNDTFTYTFCGNDPDFPDCETVTVKINIKAIIPTNAVLFACDVNGKGTFDLTTASVTTNSPVTKTYYPTLADAQTENPAALITTPNVYSGTNGTIIYAVLKNTLGCKSIAQITLSLYNKATVPDNYNGTFCDDNFDGTVNILLSNITPIILNNPNYFTVRYYANLADANAGNTITLPNNWSYTTTTTIYIRVDSPDGCPPVIKPLKFSIGDKIKLASQSVTENVCDDDLDGIKTVNLVQFIPMFIVDPNVTFTFHGSLADAQNNTNPLAATVNITTPQTFYIRFEKNGSCPEVASIKISIKIPKTSALLVDQMICPKTTTTLNAGPGFDKYLWSTGATTPSITNVSAGGYWVELTSNGCTYKQSVNVTEYTIPTITSIEIDGTTVKIGVSGGTPPYEYSLDGVIWQTSNIFYDVPRGAHYVVVRDSKMCAEVKKEFAIINLINTITPNGDGLNETIDYSALMSHDNLVFRIFDRYGAELFRGTRENRYIWDGRVGGRYTPTATYWYFISWTEYGSSVSIKHSSWLLVRHR
- a CDS encoding DUF6759 domain-containing protein, whose protein sequence is MKKKILTILFFTFLTPGFTYAQKSSKDILKSTNIKEIEEYLKTAHPDDPKKSVLKPKLIALKNSEWTKGARAAKPMEARPVIADIPKNAMKDPNSNEAEEFKRLIAETSAEHKEKTAQLLNTMLNEDITKKESILLFKNNSDCNIVLRIEGKEYYNLAVPAHGENFIIVNKGFYTLNSNVCDMKYFSQKDIKRSIFVTIDNPGQPGTQQVSVIKDPPDKPLKKRKAKK
- a CDS encoding DUF6759 domain-containing protein; the protein is MKKLLVLTGISVILTSCSVNYGGYPIRNPYPTNSGGGSAANTEREYNELMKTYKSETAEVLTDLLNEADPTNPRTSLSVENASRCNMVLTISGNGYFKKVPIGAGKIGAVMVPKNQSYRLSGMLCNSTYQSTKFITSSYNIKVSN
- a CDS encoding DUF6759 domain-containing protein; protein product: MKKILLLLASVLFFSVSAQKKGKDYSEILKSNNIYEINAFLRDAHPDDPRRSVLKPRVMEMMKEYIKNAHPEDQKVKDMQEMLALLRRRPSTKITFDEMNAIIKQKQIAKYKAELAAKKSTETYTPSNAQNTFVVNASANAAIPNAEAEEFNMLMNISPIEHQNKTVKILNSLFDNDPNAKECIVLIQNQSDCNIIVRMEGVGNTKYRLAVPAHKDNSIVVEKGQYLFTSLVCGAQYASQKTIQKPIMVALGSATAK